The following are encoded together in the Neofelis nebulosa isolate mNeoNeb1 chromosome 9, mNeoNeb1.pri, whole genome shotgun sequence genome:
- the CHRNA4 gene encoding neuronal acetylcholine receptor subunit alpha-4 isoform X1, with the protein MELGGPGAAPPPLLPPLLLLLGAGFLPASSHVETRAHAEERLLKKLFAGYNKWSRPVANISDVVLVHFGLSIAQLIDVDEKNQMMTTNVWVKQEWHDYKLRWDPADYENVTSIRIPSELIWRPDIVLYNNADGDFAVTHLTKAHLFHDGRVQWTPPAIYKSSCSIDVTFFPFDQQNCTMKFGSWTYDKAKIDLVNMHSRVDQLDLWESGEWVIVDAVGTYNTRKYECCAEVYPDITYAFVIRRLPLFYTINLIIPCLLISCLTVLVFYLPSECGEKITLCISVLLSLTVFLLLITEIIPSTSLVIPLIGEYLLFTMIFVTLSIVITVFVLNVHHRSPRTHTMPAWVRRVFLDVVPRLLFMKRPSVVKDNCRRLIESMHKMAGTPGFWPEPEGAPTLTSAAQSQGPSPSSPSPSSRGPLDEPAKAQAACKLPSDQVPAPQPSEAENGSPCPSPDPCHPPSGTRAPGLAKARSLSAQHVSSPAEAAEDGVRCRSRSIQCCVPQDDAASQAGGPVAGSPAFLKASSAELPPPDQPSPCKCRCQKEPSPNAALKARGTKAAPRHLPLSPALTRAVEGVQYIADHLKAEDTDFSVKEDWKYVAMVIDRIFLWVFVLVCLLGTAGLFLPPWLAGMI; encoded by the exons ATGGAGCTCGGGGGCCCGGGGGcggcgccgccgccgctgctgccgccgctgctgctgctgctgggggccGGCTTCCTGCCCG CAAGCAGCCACGTGGAGACCCGGGCCCACGCAGAGGAACGGCTGCTGAAGAAGCTCTTCGCTGGCTACAACAAGTGGTCCCGGCCCGTGGCCAACATCTCGGACGTGGTTCTCGTCCACTTCGGGCTGTCCATCGCACAGCTCATTGACGTG GATGAGAAGAACCAGATGATGACGACTAACGTGTGGGTGAAGCAG gaatGGCATGACTACAAGCTGCGCTGGGACCCTGCCGACTACGAGAACGTCACCTCCATTCGCATTCCCTCCGAGCTCATCTGGCGGCCGGACATCGTCCTTTACAACAA CGCGGACGGGGACTTTGCGGTCACCCACCTGACCAAGGCCCACCTCTTCCACGATGGGCGGGTCCAGTGGACGCCCCCGGCCATCTACAAGAGCTCCTGCAGCATCGACGTCACCTTCTTCCCCTTCGACCAGCAGAACTGCACCATGAAGTTCGGGTCCTGGACCTACGACAAGGCCAAGATCGACCTGGTGAACATGCACAGCCGCGTGGACCAGCTGGACCTGTGGGAGAGCGGGGAGTGGGTCATCGTGGACGCCGTGGGCACCTACAACACCAGGAAGTACGAGTGCTGTGCCGAGGTCTACCCGGACATCACCTACGCCTTCGTCATCCGGCGTCTGCCCCTCTTCTACACCATCAACCTCATCATCCCCTGCCTGCTCATCTCCTGCCTCACGGTGCTGGTCTTCTACCTGCCGTCCGAGTGCGGAGAGAAGATCACGCTGTGCATCTCCGTGCTGCTCTCGCTCACCGTCTTCCTGCTGCTCATCACCGAGATcatcccctccacctccctggtCATCCCGCTCATCGGCGAGTACCTGCTCTTCACCATGATCTTCGTCACGCTGTCCATCGTCATCACCGTCTTCGTGCTCAACGTGCACCACCGCTCCCCGCGCACGCACACCATGCCCGCCTGGGTCCGCCGGGTCTTCCTGGACGTCGTGCCCCGCCTGCTCTTCATGAAACGGCCGTCGGTGGTCAAGGACAACTGCAGGCGGCTCATCGAGTCCATGCACAAGATGGCCGGCACCCCGGGCTTCTGGCCCGAGCCCGAGGGGGCGCCCACCCTCACGAGCGCAGCTCAGAGCCAGGGCCCCTCGCCCTCCTCGCCCTCCCCGTCCTCCCGCGGCCCCCTGGACGAGCCGGCCAAGGCCCAGGCGGCCTGCAAGCTGCCCTCGGACCAGGTCCCTGCCCCGCAGCCCTCGGAGGCTGAGAACGGGAGCCCCTGCCCCTCGCCTGATCCCTGCCACCCGCCCTCCGGCACCCGGGCCCCGGGGCTCGCCAAAGCCCGGTCCCTGAGTGCCCAGCACGTGTCCAGCCCCGCCGAAGCCGCGGAGGACGGCGTCCGATGCCGGTCTCGGAGCATCCAGTGCTGCGTTCCCCAAGACGATGCCGCCTCCCAGGCCGGGGGCCCAGTGGCCGGCTCCCCCGCCTTTCTGAAGGCCAGCTCGGCCGAGCTCCCGCCTCCAGACCAGCCCTCTCCGTGCAAGTGCAGGTGCCAGAAGGAGCCGTCCCCAAACGCCGCGCTCAAAGCCCGCGGCACCAAAGCCGCGCCCCGGCACCTGCCCCTGTCCCCGGCGCTGACGCGGGCCGTAGAGGGCGTCCAGTACATCGCAGACCATCTGAAGGCGGAAGACACGGACTTCTCG
- the CHRNA4 gene encoding neuronal acetylcholine receptor subunit alpha-4 isoform X2: protein MKFGSWTYDKAKIDLVNMHSRVDQLDLWESGEWVIVDAVGTYNTRKYECCAEVYPDITYAFVIRRLPLFYTINLIIPCLLISCLTVLVFYLPSECGEKITLCISVLLSLTVFLLLITEIIPSTSLVIPLIGEYLLFTMIFVTLSIVITVFVLNVHHRSPRTHTMPAWVRRVFLDVVPRLLFMKRPSVVKDNCRRLIESMHKMAGTPGFWPEPEGAPTLTSAAQSQGPSPSSPSPSSRGPLDEPAKAQAACKLPSDQVPAPQPSEAENGSPCPSPDPCHPPSGTRAPGLAKARSLSAQHVSSPAEAAEDGVRCRSRSIQCCVPQDDAASQAGGPVAGSPAFLKASSAELPPPDQPSPCKCRCQKEPSPNAALKARGTKAAPRHLPLSPALTRAVEGVQYIADHLKAEDTDFSVKEDWKYVAMVIDRIFLWVFVLVCLLGTAGLFLPPWLAGMI, encoded by the coding sequence ATGAAGTTCGGGTCCTGGACCTACGACAAGGCCAAGATCGACCTGGTGAACATGCACAGCCGCGTGGACCAGCTGGACCTGTGGGAGAGCGGGGAGTGGGTCATCGTGGACGCCGTGGGCACCTACAACACCAGGAAGTACGAGTGCTGTGCCGAGGTCTACCCGGACATCACCTACGCCTTCGTCATCCGGCGTCTGCCCCTCTTCTACACCATCAACCTCATCATCCCCTGCCTGCTCATCTCCTGCCTCACGGTGCTGGTCTTCTACCTGCCGTCCGAGTGCGGAGAGAAGATCACGCTGTGCATCTCCGTGCTGCTCTCGCTCACCGTCTTCCTGCTGCTCATCACCGAGATcatcccctccacctccctggtCATCCCGCTCATCGGCGAGTACCTGCTCTTCACCATGATCTTCGTCACGCTGTCCATCGTCATCACCGTCTTCGTGCTCAACGTGCACCACCGCTCCCCGCGCACGCACACCATGCCCGCCTGGGTCCGCCGGGTCTTCCTGGACGTCGTGCCCCGCCTGCTCTTCATGAAACGGCCGTCGGTGGTCAAGGACAACTGCAGGCGGCTCATCGAGTCCATGCACAAGATGGCCGGCACCCCGGGCTTCTGGCCCGAGCCCGAGGGGGCGCCCACCCTCACGAGCGCAGCTCAGAGCCAGGGCCCCTCGCCCTCCTCGCCCTCCCCGTCCTCCCGCGGCCCCCTGGACGAGCCGGCCAAGGCCCAGGCGGCCTGCAAGCTGCCCTCGGACCAGGTCCCTGCCCCGCAGCCCTCGGAGGCTGAGAACGGGAGCCCCTGCCCCTCGCCTGATCCCTGCCACCCGCCCTCCGGCACCCGGGCCCCGGGGCTCGCCAAAGCCCGGTCCCTGAGTGCCCAGCACGTGTCCAGCCCCGCCGAAGCCGCGGAGGACGGCGTCCGATGCCGGTCTCGGAGCATCCAGTGCTGCGTTCCCCAAGACGATGCCGCCTCCCAGGCCGGGGGCCCAGTGGCCGGCTCCCCCGCCTTTCTGAAGGCCAGCTCGGCCGAGCTCCCGCCTCCAGACCAGCCCTCTCCGTGCAAGTGCAGGTGCCAGAAGGAGCCGTCCCCAAACGCCGCGCTCAAAGCCCGCGGCACCAAAGCCGCGCCCCGGCACCTGCCCCTGTCCCCGGCGCTGACGCGGGCCGTAGAGGGCGTCCAGTACATCGCAGACCATCTGAAGGCGGAAGACACGGACTTCTCG